A stretch of the Porites lutea chromosome 12, jaPorLute2.1, whole genome shotgun sequence genome encodes the following:
- the LOC140921447 gene encoding nucleoredoxin-like protein 2, whose translation MNIFADRHLVRKSGMIVYPQEVLQNKVVALYFSAGWCPPCKEFTPILGEFYNELHENELPFEVVFVSSDKTATDMETYFKQSHGDWLAVPFGSEIIQELKNRYHVTAIPKLIVVTDDGDVVTAMGRKEVTDSGPKCFTQWAHAVSVARGEVATTITRASGRLTVGNE comes from the coding sequence ATGAATATTTTTGCGGATAGGCACCTTGTTAGAAAATCCGGAATGATCGTTTACCCACAGGAAGTACTTCAAAACAAAGTTGTAGCGTTGTATTTCTCGGCGGGATGGTGTCCGCCTTGCAAAGAGTTTACACCAATTTTGGGCGAATTCTACAATGAGCTGCACGAAAACGAGCTTCCTTTCGAAGTAGTGTTCGTTTCATCTGATAAAACAGCAACAGATATGGAAACGTATTTCAAGCAAAGTCACGGAGATTGGTTGGCTGTTCCTTTCGGCAGTGAAATTATCCAGGAGCTAAAAAATCGTTATCATGTCACGGCAATTCCAAAGTTGATTGTCGTGACAGACGATGGTGATGTCGTGACGGCTATGGGACGAAAGGAAGTGACGGACAGTGGCCCTAAATGCTTTACTCAGTGGGCACATGCTGTGTCTGTAGCACGGGGGGAGGTGGCTACCACTATAACCAGAGCAAGCGGTCGATTGACAGTTGGTAATGAATAA
- the LOC140921448 gene encoding iron-sulfur cluster assembly 1 homolog, mitochondrial-like → MTSDCCVMQEISKMAARTAVGATIRAVSKPRKFAPRKAAITLTPAAIEKLKTLLNTDAGNTALKIGVKQKGCNGMQYTLDYAKEKGKFDEEVNQDGVKIFIDSKAQLSLLGTEMDYTESKLSSEFVFNNPNIKGTCGCGESFHL, encoded by the exons ATGACGTCAGACTGTTGTGTTATGCAAGAAATATCAAAGATGGCTGCAAGGACGGCTGTAGGAGCAACGATACGAGCAGTCAGTAAACCAAGAAAATTTGCCCCCAGAAAGGCTGCAATAACTCTA actCCAGCAGCAATAGAGAAACTTAAAACACTTCTAAACACAGACGCAGGAAAT ACTGCCTTGAAAATAGGTGTTAAACAAAAAGGTTGCAATGGAATGCAATATACCTTAGATTATGCAAAGGAAAAGGGCAAGTTTGATGAAGAAGTCAATCAAGATG gggtgaaaatatttattgattcaAAGGCACAATTGTCATTACTGGGGACAGAAATGGACTATACAGAGAGTAAACTGTCAAGTGAATTTGTATTTAATAATCCAAACATCAAAGGAACATGTGGATGTGGAGAAAGTTTTCACTTATGA